One Saimiri boliviensis isolate mSaiBol1 chromosome 7, mSaiBol1.pri, whole genome shotgun sequence genomic window, CAAACtgtctgggagactgaggtgggaggattgcttcagctcaggaggtcaagcctatagtgagttatgattgagccactgcattccagcctgggcaacagagtgagaccctgtctcaaaaaaaaaaaaaaaggtgaatttataaaaaaaattttttttataaattagctCTTGTGAAAACAAAGactgagaactcattcactattgcAAGGATAACACTAACCTACTCATAAAGGATCTGTCCCATTATCCAAACACCTCTTACCAGGCCCCACCTTTAACATTGAGAATCAAATTCCAACGTGAGATTTGGTAGCTAAACAAATCATATCAAACCATAGGACCTACTCTCCCACTTCTGTTCAACAGAGTATTGAAGTCCTtgctagagcaattaggcaagaaaagaaataaaaggcatccaaataggaaaataagtgaaattgCCACTGTTTGCTGATGGCATAATCTTATATGTGGAAAACCCTATGGACTTcagcaaaaaatttttaaacctcATATGTAAATACAGTAAAGCTGCGGGATATAAATCAACAGACAAAAAATCAGTACCTTGCTTTTGATTAGTGtcaatatgttaaatatttacaagaaaaaaagaaataatatcagtaacatttctatacactaacaacaaacttTCTGGAACACAGggttgtgaaaaaaagaaaaagaaataaactgttcaaaaaagaaacaaggggAACAATCAcattcacaaaaaaatttttaaaaattagaaataaattgaCCAGGTAGGTGTTAAAATCTGTACTACCCAATGTGACctgcagattcagtgcaatccctatgaAAATCCCAACATCTCCCCTTTGCTGACTTTTTTGgtaaagcaataaaagaaaagaaaagaaaagaaaaagaaagaaaaaaaaaaaaatcccaacatcTACTCTTGCACTaacctaagttaaaaaaaaaaaaaaagagccaggcgcggtggctcaagcctgtaatcccagcactttgggaggtcgaggcaggtggatcacaaggtcgagagatcgagaccatcctggtcaacatggtgaaaccccgtctctactaaaaatacaaaaaaattagctgggcatggtggcacgtgcctgtaatcccagctactcaggaggctgaggcaggagaattgcctgagcccaggaggcggaggttgcggtgagccgagatcgcgccattgcactccagcctgggtaacaaaagcgaaactccgtctcaaaaaaaaaaaaaaaaaaaaaaaaaagaaaatcctaacattattttttatagaaatagaaaaaaaaaatctagcctgtaatcccagcactttgggaggccaaggtgaaaaaactgcttgagccaagtagttcatctcaaaaaaaaaaaaaaaaaaaaaaaaaattagccaggcctggggtaccagccactccagggactgaggtaggaggattgtttgtctgagcccaggaggttgaggctgcagtgagccatgattatgacactgcactccagcctgggaaagacagtgagaccctgtctaaaaaaaaaaaaaaaatgtcctttgcagggacatggataaagctggaaaccatcatcctcagtaaactaacacaggaacagaaaatcaaacaccacatgttctcattcataagtgggagatgaacaatgagaacatgtggacacagggatgggaacatcacataccagggcctgtgcAGGGTTGGGGAGTTGCataggggaaaggggagggagagcattaggacaaatatctaatgcattcGGAGCTTAAATCCTAGATGACAGgttggtgcagcaaaccaccatggcacatgtatgcctatgtaacaaacctgcacattccacACATGTAtcttagaacttaaagtaaaataaaaataaaaattaaacaaaaattttaaaaaattcatatgaaactgaaaaaaaaaaagcagagccaattatagcaaaaagaacaaagctggaggtatttGCTTCAGAGCTCTCTGAAGTTGACAAAGCTCAaagtatcacactacctgatttaaactatactacaaagctatactAAGAGAAACAGCATGtaattgacaagaaaaaatatatcaataaatggaacagaatagagcccAGAGATGAAtctaactgattttcaacaaatatgccaagaaaacaattttattcagTAAATGATGCAGGGAAAACTGAATTTCtgcaaacaggaaaataaaattatgcccTTATTTCAATACCATATACCAAATTCAACTCAAGATAGACTAAAAACTTAAACATTCTTATATTAGTTTGCTCAGGAAAattgtgaaagaagaaaggaaggaaggaaggaaggaagaaagaaagaaagactgacttaaacataaaaccaagAACCCTAAAACTACTTGAAGAAAATATagagtatcaaaaaaaaaaaaaaaaaaaaacccgaaaatCTTAGGAACTGCtgtgtaattaaaaaaagaaagaaagaaagaaaatgcttaggAACCgatgtgtaattaaaaaaaaaaaaaaaaaaaaaaaggctgtgaactgaaataaaataaaataataataataaaggaaatgctTAGGAACtgatgtgtaatttaaaaaaagaaagaaaatgcttaggAACTGATGTGTagtgaaaaaagaagaagagaaaatatataggaTCAGATGATGACagccagaaagaagaaagaaagaaagaaagagaaagaaggaaaaggggaaacatACAAGACATTGGTCTGGGTAATGACTTCTTGGATATAATCCCAAAAACATGgacaacaaaattaaatataggCAAATGgtattacatcaaactaaaaacttctgcacagttCATGATGtgtatctaaaacaaacaaactaaaaacttctgcacagcaaaggaaataatcaccagagtaaagagacaacctatgggatgggagaaaatatttgcaagccagatatctgataaggggttaatattccACACATGTAAGAAGCTCAAAGAGGTCaatagcaacaaaacaaaacaaaacaagccattAAGGCCTTCTTTCTTATCCCTCCCtaataagaaggaagaaaaagggcaattaaaaaataggtaactCCTCGTTAGTATAGTagtaaaattttaacattaaaaaagttTTGGGGCCAggtcagtggctcacatctgtaatcccagcacttttgaaggccaaggtgggctgattgcctgagcccaggagttagaaaccagcctgggaaacatggcaaacactgtctctcaaaaaaagagaaaaaaaaaaattagctctcaTCCAGTCTAGTgccaagttaaaataaaataaaataaaaaattatctggacttGAGCCCtgtttgtgtcactgcacttgagcctgggcgacagagtgagaccctgtctcaaaaaaaaaaaaaaaaaaaaaaaaaaaaaaaaaagctttgagtTGTAAAAATGGGTAATGGGTCCgatcaaaagaaaaggaaaacaaaaatgcataaGGAACCAGAATAGACATTTCTAGTGACGTTTTAAAGGCCATGAACCCATTTTGGCACAAAGACTTAATCATATGCAGTCATTTTTTGGTAAATTATTTATTGTAAAGCCGTCAGATACAAAAGAGTGATTTTCTTCACCTGAATATGTGACAAAAAACCCGCTGAAATcaatatataaatcaaatcatCTGTACTGCCACTGTTAATCTAAAAGACAGTGGTTGCGTAGAGAATAGCAAGAATTTAGATCAGCTTATTGaagtgggaaaagaaaaataaaaagagcttcaGAGGTAGACTttgcctcttaaaaaaattaaaaacattatccTGAGAGTGAcagtgtgttaaaaaaaaaaaaaaaaaaaaaaaaaaaaaaaaaaaaggatagccaggtgcggcggctcacgcctgtaatcccagcactttgggaggccgaggcgggtggatcacgaggtcaagagatcgagaccatcctggtcaacatggtgaaaccccgtctctactaaaaatacaaaaaaattagctgggcatggtggcacgtgcctgtaatcccagctactcaggaggctgaggcaggagaattgcttgaacccaggaggcggaggttgcggtgaggcaagatcgcgccattgcactccagcctgggtaacaaaagcgaaactccgtctcaaaaaaaaaaaaaaaaaaaaaaaaagataaaaaaattaaaaacgtaAGTCACTGTGTTGTGGTTGGGAGTTAgcagccaaaaacaaacaaactcaaaaagAAGTCGccatctgtgaaagaaaaagaaaaaatataaagacttCGCATCCATTTAagtatgcagaaaaagaaaacaattttttaaaataaaataaagtgggtACAGTTGGGAGCTTAGCAATGGACGTACAGAATGGAGTAAGGCACCGGAGGCTCCAAAAGGTGGGGGGATGGGAGCAGGGTGAGGAATGAAATCCTACCTATTGAGTACAATGTTCACTATCCTGGTGATGAGTACCCTACGCAATTACGTCACCGCTATGTAATATATCAAAGCAACAAAACTGCACTGTActcctaaatctataaaaataaaaaattatcttggctaagacagctttaaaaaataaaaaaataaaaatttaaaaaagagagagatgttaCTGGATGGCAAGTCACtaataaaaaaaagtaaccagTCACTGACCtgggttaaaataaaaaagaaaaactcaagatggattaaaaaaattaaagttaaatttttaaaaaagaaagatctgcAGGAACTGggtatgaaaaaaattttttaaatgaaggaaaaaaacatataGGAATTAGCACTAGCATGggtataaaaagtttaaaaaaaaaaataaaaacaaaacggGATTTCCGATGCCAGCAAATCATGAAATATGAGAGTATATTTAGCAATCATAGTGATTTAGCTCATGGTAATTGgcatatgtataattataatttGCATTCCAGTTAtttaaactgagatattcttgaTCAGGTTGAACACATGGTGAGTAGAAGATCTCTTTCCCCAAGAAATAAGATGGAGAGAGTCTTTGGAGAACGGCCTCACTGAACTGGTAAGTCAACTTCCTCCGGATTTTGGTAATTTCTCCACTTCTTCCATAATTTCTCAGTGCCCTGGCCATTTTCTGGTAAGTCATGGTCTTCcgattgccttttctttttccccaaagctcggcaagtttttctttgttttttgatacaAACTGAAAAATGCCTTTGGTTTTATCAACCCACTGAATACAAGATGCCATCTCGGGATTACACAGGGATTCGTGAAGGTACTCAAACAGTCGGAGCTTCTTCCTGCCTAAAATGAAGGGAAGCAAGGTCAAACTCCACCGTGGATGTACACCGAGGACAGCTTCAGGAGGGGTTTGCTGAGTAACTACCGAGCAGCATTGAGACTGGTTTTTCTCCTACTCACTGCCCTTACGAATGCATGATAGCATCATTTTATGGGACTCCAAGGTCAAAGATCTATTTGGTCTTTTGAAGTTTCAACTATATCTTTCTTTGTTGGAGGAGTTAAGAATGTTGTCCGGCCAGGCgagggggctcacacctgtaatcccagcactttgggaggccgaggtgggtggatcactcgaggtcaggattTCACCAGTCTGacttggtgaaaccccctctctactaaagatacaaaaattagccaggcgtggtggcatgtgcttgtcatcccagctactcggtacttgggagtttgaggcaggagaatcttttgagggggaggttgcagtgagccgagatcacaccactgcactctagcctgggaaacagagggggactctgactttaaaaattttctgcagAACAAGAACACCGAGCAAAATGGACCATAAAGTTAAGCAGTTTTGATGGGAAGCCCAAAAAGCCATTTCCAGAAAGCAAGTCATTTGAAGGGGCTTTATTCAAATGAGTTAAGGGATGTAAATGcaccttttaaaatgcaaaatagaatGCAAATATATTAGGGAAATTAATACCAAAGACCTAAGTAAAAATGCTGTGTCTGCACAGTTacttgagaaataaaaaagaagaaaacctcaAATGGAAATGCCACAAATGTTTTTATATCactttaacattatttatttaacaatgcAATGGCCACTGTGATATTTCCCATTGTTATGAAGTAAAACAGTACCActagaatttttatctttttaggaACACAGCCATTTATATTACAAAATAGGCAGGAAATTTTGAGAGAATCTTTGTGGTTTTTGCTCAGTTGATAGGATTTCTTTTGCCTAACAGCTCATGAGAACAAAAGTGACAGCCCATTTTGTGACTTCTGAGTTAGTCTGTAAATACTGTGCTCTGTAAATAATGTGTCAGTAGCTACAAAATTTGCAGCCAAATTTCATTTTCCCTTGAGAAGGTACAATAGTGGATTCCCGAACTGCTTTAAATAGTCTCTGGGGAATAATACTCTTGAATGATGCATTTATCAGTCATCCAAAGACCTCAAACATTTTCATAAAGATTATCTTTTGTATTATATTATCTTGAATTTATGAATTGAGAAATAAAAGGGACTTACCAAAACACACATCATGAATTAAAGTCACAGCTTAAACAAAACTCTTCTGCCTTTCTGATTTTACAGACTTATCggcaaaataaaaagagaaaaaaataaaaaaaccaaaactcttCTGCCTCTCATTCAGTCATCAAATCAGTCTTAATGGATCATCTTTTAAAGTCTtccatattattttaatgtttaaatttttattctttaaaaataaggtatTATATACTCATGGTAAAAGACTCAAACCAAAGTACAAACTGAAAGTAAAAGGGCCagtgtattttacatatttctagaaaaggttttctcttaatttttacaTGCACAAATACATGCATATTCTTTGAAATTACAAATGGGATTATACTCTTGTACTTTTTTCAGTAGATAATGTATCTTAAGTAaattctgggcatggtggctcatacctgtaatcccagcactttggcaggccaaggtaggcagatcacttgaggtcaggaaaccagcctggccaatgtggtgaaactgtctctacaaaaaattagccaggcatggtggtgagtgcctctaatcccagctgcaggggagactgaggtgggaggatcacttgagcccaggagttggaagttgtagtgagccgagatcgagccactgcactccagcctgggctacagagtgagactccaacttaaaaaaaattataaataaataaataaaatatatagccGAGGGAGTCTCTCTGAACTTATTCAGGTTCAGGAAGGCTAcctgattcattaaaaaaaaaaaaaaaaaaaaattataggccaggcacagtggctcatgcctgtaatcccagcactttgggaggctgaggcaggtgaatcatttgaggtcaggagtttgagatcagcctggccaacatggtaaaaccctgtctctaccaaaaaatataaaaaattagctgggtgtggtggtggcacctgtattcccagctactctggaggctgaggcaggaaaattgcttgaacccaggaggtgaagattgcagtgagctgagatcatgccactgcactccaacctgggtgaaagagtgagacttggtctcaaataataataataataacaataataataataataataatataggggctgggcaccatggctcacgtctgtaatcctaacactttgggaggcccaggtgggtgaatcaccttgtcagaagtttgagatcagcctggccaacatagtgaaaccttgtctctactaaaaatgcaaaaattaaccaggcgtggtgggtgGTGaaacctgtagtaccagctactcaggaggctgaggccagagaatcacttgaacctgggagttgcaggttgcagtgagccaagatcacaccactgcactctagcctgggtgacagagtaagactctgtctcaaaaaaacttaaaaataaataaatatatatataaataaaaataaataagatatattgATGAGGGAATGTCTCTGAACCTATTTTAGTTCAGAGGGCTGCctgattcacattttaaaaaaattatatggccaggtgtggtggctcatgtctgtaatcccagcactttgggaggcctaggagatcacaccactgtattccagcctgggtgacaagagtgaaactccatctcaaaaacaaaaattataggtGGGAAGCAGTTCCATAAGATGAcagtggagctgaaaaatttctatcaCCTCGTATCtactatatatactttttatcattattttggaCTGTACTTCTACTTAATTTTCTCTTAAAGTTTACTACAAAGCaatcaacaaataataaaaaataaaataaaaaaaaactaaaaaataaaaagttaactgtGGAACAGCCTGAGGCAGGTTCTTCAGCAGGTATTCCAGAAGGCactgttatcataggagatgataGCTCCacatgttattgcccctgaagaccttctagtgggacaagatgtggaggcgGAAGACAGCGATAATGATGATCCTGACACTGTCACTCCTGGgctaatgtgtgtttgtgtctctgtttttaacaaaataaattcaaaaagtaaaaataaaaataattaaaaatagaagactgggtgtggtggctcacacctataatcccatcactttagatGGCTTGAATCCATGAGTTTCagacccagcctgggcgacagaaggagactctatctctaaataaataaataaataaataaataaataaatggaagtctCACCCAAGATAAATGACTTGGAGTGGTTTAATAAGTCAGAGTTAAATTACTCTCAATTGTGATAAGAGAATATTTTGCAAATACAATTCCAAACTCAGATATAAAATCCCTTTAAAGTTGCTAAGAGGAACATCTGGTTCTTTTACCCATATAACGAATGATGGCTCAACATACCTTTTCCCTGCTTTTGCTGGAGAATAGTGGGTTGTACCAGCTGGTTTTCAGTTATGTTCTGCAGAGATTGATGAATATTTCCTTCAAAATAGAAGTCCGTAGCATTGTTCTATATAAATAATGCAGCAGGATATTAAGTGAGACTTTCCCTGTGGCCCCCTATTATAGGCCGAAATCAAAAGCTAGGGCCAAAAAGAGGCTAAGCATCTCCCAGACTGTAAAAGGAATTACCTCCAATTGCGGACAGATAGCTCCCAGGGCAGCACAAGCATCAAACCCACATAAGGAGAGGACCAGGGGACAGAGGGTAATCTTTGGCTTTGTGAGGAGTGTCCTACCCTCCCTACAAAAAAGAAGGGATTGCTTAAAGTCTGTGGTATCAGCAGAAAGGGAAGATGGGCTTCCGTTCCTGTGTTGGATGCCCATGTAAGCAAGAagagataagaaaagaaagatgtcGGTAGGCAGCtaggaagataaaacaaaatgaataatgaaaacaataaaaattttaaaacagaagaaagggcagagcacagtggcccatgcctgtaatctcaacaatttgggaagccaaggtgggagaatcaccagaagttcaagaccagcctgggcaacttagtgagaccccacctctacaaaaatgtttaaaattaggcCAGAtttggtggctcctgcctgtaatcttagcaatttgggaggacgggtggatagatcacctgaggtcaagagtttgagactggccagtcatggtggctcacgcctgtaatcctagcactttggaaggccaaggtgggtggatcacctgaggtcaggagttcaagaccagcctggccatcatggtgaaaccccatctaaaaaaaaaaaaaaaaaagagtttgagaccagcctggtcaacatggtg contains:
- the SPIC gene encoding transcription factor Spi-C isoform X1 encodes the protein MTCVEQDKLGQAFEDAFEVLRQQSTGDLQYLPDYKNYLALINHRAYVKGNSSCYGVLPTEEPVYNWRTVINNATDFYFEGNIHQSLQNITENQLVQPTILQQKQGKGRKKLRLFEYLHESLCNPEMASCIQWVDKTKGIFQFVSKNKEKLAELWGKRKGNRKTMTYQKMARALRNYGRSGEITKIRRKLTYQFSEAVLQRLSPSYFLGKEIFYSPCVQPDQEYLSLNNWNANYNYTYANYHELNHYDC
- the SPIC gene encoding transcription factor Spi-C isoform X2, with translation MTCVEQDKLGQAFEDAFEVLRQQSTGDLQYLPGNSSCYGVLPTEEPVYNWRTVINNATDFYFEGNIHQSLQNITENQLVQPTILQQKQGKGRKKLRLFEYLHESLCNPEMASCIQWVDKTKGIFQFVSKNKEKLAELWGKRKGNRKTMTYQKMARALRNYGRSGEITKIRRKLTYQFSEAVLQRLSPSYFLGKEIFYSPCVQPDQEYLSLNNWNANYNYTYANYHELNHYDC